The following coding sequences are from one Diospyros lotus cultivar Yz01 chromosome 7, ASM1463336v1, whole genome shotgun sequence window:
- the LOC127805631 gene encoding uncharacterized protein LOC127805631, whose amino-acid sequence MASTNSLQAHYDAKLDFIDCMVTRLADRDYTRRVLPNQFSPEGNHQPAPPIQDSVDEYWKYIALHRAAVEGDWESAKKFFEKNQYAVTANINSNLENALHVAVQARNKGIHVVKNLVEEMPIEALEHKNVYGQTVLSFAAIVGNTCAAVILVRKHPRLLYISNKFRLLPVHLAATYDHKETFQYLSVTQDEQGGVRPFADRSGVRLVIQVIFSGYYGENLQR is encoded by the exons ATGGCATCAACTAATTCATTACAAGCTCATTATGATGCCAAGCTCGATTTCATAGACTGCATGGTCACTCGTCTTG CTGACCGAGACTACACAAGGCGTGTCCTACCAAACCAATTCTCCCCTGAAGGGAATCATCAACCTGCGCCTCCCATTCAAG ATAGCGTTGATGAGTACTGGAAATACATAGCATTGCACAGAGCTGCTGTAGAAGGCGATTGGGAGAGCGCCAAGAAATTCTTTGAGAAAAACCAATATGCAGTCACTGCAAATATCAACTCGAACTTGGAGAATGCACTGCACGTAGCAGTCCAAGCAAGAAACAAGGGAATCCATGTCGTGAAGAATTTGGTGGAAGAAATGCCGATTGAGGCCCTCGAACATAAAAATGTTTATGGCCAAACTGTACTTAGTTTCGCTGCTATTGTTGGCAACACGTGTGCTGCGGTTATTCTGGTGCGAAAACATCCCCGGCTGTTGTATATTAGCAACAAGTTTAGGCTTCTACCGGTCCACCTGGCCGCCACATATGATCACAAGGAAACTTTCCAATACTTGTCAGTCACTCAAGACGAGCAAGGTGGTGTTAGGCCCTTTGCAGACAGATCCGGGGTTCGCCTTGTTATACAAGTAATATTTTCCGGATACTACGGTGAGAACCTACAACG ATGA